One part of the Humulus lupulus chromosome 9, drHumLupu1.1, whole genome shotgun sequence genome encodes these proteins:
- the LOC133802428 gene encoding uncharacterized protein LOC133802428, with translation MASDRSWMSARNRWSLEYRNGVKEFFDIAKNQLNDRGLVRCPCKKCGNVKFQPINAISMHLFNNGIVQSYKVWHYHGEALPSPPAVVRDHDRDEIADILEDVYAEDDVPAGNYNDPPQDDPQHRDKYDNLFKEMSSELYPGCRKYSALNFLVKLMHLKVINKCSNHYFDGLLGLLVDAMPDGTILPKSNYEAKAKLRSIGLGYESIDACKHDCALFWKENANLEFCPVCGECRWQDNRGNGKKVAHKVMRYFPLTPRLKRLYSSRYTAEDMRWHYSKRPREDGVMRHPADSKAWKHLDELYPSFAAEPRNVRLGLATDGFNPFGNMSNSYSMWPVILVPYNLPPWKCMKPQSLMLSILIPGPSSPGKDIDVYMRPLVDELKELWVNGVETRDAYNSTLFNMRAAIFWTINDYPAYAMMSGWSTKGYKACPTCNEETPSVGIRSKIAYIGHRRFLDMDHEWRSKRALFDGNKELRPPPKDYSGDDVLKQLENLLIRHPGKHKEFGGVKRKRAPIELNWSKKSIFFELDYWKELLLRHNLDVMHIEKNVCDSVLGTLLNLEGKSKDTDKERLDLADMKIREKLHLRKEGNKWKKPHASYTLSVPERRVFCEFVKSVEFPDSFAANLSKNVNVNDGKITGLKSHDCHVLFQQLLPAAIRSIFVPKVRKPIIELRGFFKKLCARTLNVKDLEKMETDIITILCKLEMIFPPAFFDIMVHLVLHLPKEAILGGPVHFRWMYPIERSMGVYKQYVRNRARPEGSIAEAYVVNEALTFCSMYLRGVETRFNRPERNDDRVESQPNREYSIYKAVGRPFGKKSSMLLNPQLKQKAEWYILNNCAEIKEYLSEHMDELRRRGGSNLEVQQETDFPQWFKERVCV, from the exons atggcgagcgacaggagctggatgagtgcgaggaatcgttggtctctggagtatagaaatggtgttaaggagttcttcgatatcgccaaaaatcagttgaacgatcggggtttggttcgctgtccgtgcaagaaatgtgggaatgttaagttccagcctataaatgcaatttcgatgcatttattcaacaatggcatcgtacaatcctacaaagtgtggcattaccatggagaggcgctgccgtcgccaccagctgtggtacgagatcatgatagagatgagatagcggatatcctggaggatgtttacgctgaagatgacgttcctgctggaaactataatgatcctccccaagatgatcctcaacatcgcgacaagtatgacaatttatttaaggagatgtcaagtgaactgtacccgggttgccgaaagtattccgcgttgaacttcttggtgaagctgatgcatctcaaagtaattaacaagtgcagcaatcattactttgatggtttgctgggattgttagtcgacgctatgcctgacggaacaattttacctaagtctaactatgaggcgaaggcaaagttgcggagtattggattgggatatgagtccatcgatgcttgcaagcatgactgtgcactgttttggaaggagaatgcgaatttggaattctgtccggtttgtggtgagtgtcgttggcaagataatcgtgggaacgggaagaaagtggcccataaggtcatgcggtactttccgttgacgccgagattaaaaaggctgtacagttccagatatactgcagaggatatgagatggcactattctaaaaggccaagggaagatggtgtgatgaggcaccccgctgacagtaaggcgtggaagcaccttgatgagttgtacccatcttttgcagccgaacctcgaaatgttaggcttgggttggctacagatggtttcaatccttttgggaacatgagcaactcttacagcatgtggcctgtgatacttgtcccatacaacttgccgccgtggaagtgcatgaaaccacagtcattaatgttgtctattctaattccaggtccttcttcacctggaaaagatatcgatgtctatatgagacctttggttgacgagttgaaggagttatgggtgaatggtgtcgagacacgagatgcatacaatagtaccttgttcaatatgcgtgcagcaatattctggaccattaacgactacccagcttatgctatgatgtctgggtggagcacaaaagggtacaaggcgtgcccgacatgcaatgaagaaactccctctgtagggattagaagtaaaattgcatacattggccataggaggtttcttgatatggatcatgaatggaggagcaaacgagcactattcgacggtaacaaggaactcaggccaccaccgaaagattactccggtgatgatgtgttgaagcaattagagaatttgctgattagacatcctgggaaacacaaagaatttggtggtgtgaaacgcaaaagggctccgattgaacttaattggtcgaagaagagcatatttttcgagcttgattattggaaggagttattgttgaggcataatttggacgtaatgcacattgagaagaatgtttgtgacagtgtcttgggaactttgttgaacttagagggaaaatctaaagacactgacaaggaaagacttgatctagcagacatgaaaattagggaaaaactccacctccgcaaagagggaaacaagtggaagaaaccgcacgccagttacaccctcagtgtcccggagcgtcgagttttctgtgaatttgtgaagtcagttgaattcccggacagttttgctgcaaacctttcgaagaatgtcaatgtcaatgatggcaagataactgggttgaaatcacacgattgccacgtgttgtttcagcagttgttgcccgccgcaattaGGTCGATTTTTGTTCCGaaagttcggaagccaattattgagttgcgcggttttttcaaaaaactttgtgcacggactttgaatgtgaaagaccttgagaagatggagacagacattatcaccattttatgcaagttggaaatgatatttcctccagcatttttcgacattatggtgcatttggttttgcaccttccgaaagaggcaattcttggcggtcccgtgcactttaggtggatgtatcccattgaacgttcgatgggagtttataaacagtatgtaagaaatcgtgcacgtccggaaggttcaatcgcagaagcttacgtggtgaacgaggctttaaccttttgctcaatgtacctgcggggggttgagactcgattcaatcgacctgagaggaatgacgatcgcgttgaatcccaaccaaatcgggaatattctatttataaggctgttggtcgtccatttggtaagaaatcaagtatgctcctcaatccgcagttaaagcaaaaggctgagtggtatatcttgaacaattgtgccgaaattaaggagtaccttag tgagcatatggatgaattaagaagacgggggggctcgaatcttgaagttcaacaagaaactgattttcctcagtggttcaaagaaagagtatgtgTATAA
- the LOC133802432 gene encoding protein SRG1-like — translation MEGASEIKLGSSIPVPFVQELAKEMTSIDTVPQRYLRPDQDSTINNISSSSSQLLIPVIHFNNLLSSDKKVMESELQKLHSASKEWGFFQLVDHGVSPLLVEKVKTMVEEFFNMPMEEKNKFRQQSGDVEGLGQAFVVSEEQKLDWADMFFVVTQPNHLRKPHLLPKLPISFRETLEAYSTELENIAKKVLDFMGKALGMESNEMSELFGEGWQTMRMNYYPPCPQPELVIGLNSHSDSIGLTILLQINEMDGLQIKKDGVWIPVKPLPNNAFIVNIGDMLEIITNGIYRSIEHRATVNAEKERLSIGTFYGPSLSGDLGPAPSLVTPKTPAQFKRIRVVDYFKSFFARELRGKSYIDAMRIVPKEEGQGDLV, via the exons ATGGAAGGAGCATCAGAGATTAAGCTGGGGAGCTCAATTCCAGTACCTTTTGTTCAGGAGCTAGCAAAAGAGATGACCTCCATTGATACAGTCCCACAAAGATACCTTCGACCTGATCAAGACTCTACCATTAAcaacatttcttcttcttcttcacaactACTCATCCCAGTTATCCACTTCAATAACTTGCTTTCTTCTGATAAAAAAGTCATGGAATCAGAGCTCCAAAAGCTTCACTCAGCTTCTAAAGAATGGGGTTTTTTCCag TTGGTGGATCATGGAGTGAGCCCTTTGTTGGTGGAGAAAGTGAAAACAATGGTTGAAGAGTTTTTCAATATGCCAATGGAAGAGAAGAACAAGTTTAGGCAACAAAGTGGAGATGTGGAGGGATTAGGGCAAGCTTTTGTGGTGTCTGAAGAGCAAAAGCTTGATTGGGCAGACATGTTCTTTGTGGTCACACAGCCAAACCACTTGAGAAAACCTCACTTGTTACCCAAGTTGCCCATCTCTttcag AGAAACCCTTGAAGCTTACTCAACAGAGCTAGAGAATATTGCGAAGAAAGTACTTGACTTTATGGGAAAAGCTCTAGGAATGGAGTCTAATGAAATGAGCGAGTTATTTGGAGAAGGGTGGCAAACCATGAGGATGAACTACTACCCGCCGTGCCCCCAACCGGAGCTTGTGATCGGCCTGAACTCTCACTCGGACTCCATAGGCCTCACCATTCTTCTTCAAATCAATGAAATGGATGGTCTTCAAATTAAAAAAGATGGAGTTTGGATCCCTGTCAAACCACTTCCTAATAATGCTTTCATTGTCAACATTGGAGACATGTTAGAG ATTATCACGAACGGAATTTATCGAAGTATTGAGCATCGTGCAACAGTTAACGCAGAGAAAGAGAGACTTTCCATAGGCACATTCTATGGCCCGAGCTTGTCCGGTGACCTAGGTCCAGCACCAAGTCTTGTGACACCAAAGACACCAGCACAATTTAAGAGAATTCGTGTTGTGGATTATTTCAAGAGTTTTTTTGCTCGTGAACTTCGTGGTAAATCCTATATTGATGCAATGAGGATTGTTCCCAAAGAAGAAGGCCAAGGTGATCTTGTCTAA